The genomic region agggataCCAGTTCTTGGTTcatgataacatggctatatacactggtACCAGTACTGGTCATGaatacatggttatatacactgggtaccagtactGGGTCAATGGGCAGGGGTACAGGTAATAACAGGTTAATACACTGGGTACCAcatactgagtaatgataacttggctatatacactgggtaccagaacagagtcaatgataacatggctatatacactgggtacagTACTGAAGTCaattgtgcaggggtacgaggtaataacatggctatatacacttgAAGCTCTCGCCCCGCTCTATACAGCCTTgtagatgtggatgggggcggACTTGGccttccatttcctgtagtccacggtcAGCggtttgtcttgctgacgttgctgacgttgaggaagaggttgttgtctggACCACACTGCATGTCTctgactcctccctataggctgtctcctcgTTGTCGGTGATGAAGGCTCACACGTTGTGTGTCGCAAACGTAATAATTGTGTtgggagtcgtgcgcggccacgcagtcaagggtgaacagggagtacaggaggggataagcacacacccctgtgttgGGGGTAGGTGGCGATGTGTTGGtgcctacctcaccacctgggggcggccgtcaggaagtcaaggatccagttgcagatggaggtgttcagTCACAGGTCCTGAGTCTAGTAATGAgctggagggcactatggtgttgaatgctgagctgtagtcaaatgaacaacattctcTCGTAGGGTTTCTCTTGTCCGGTGGAAAGGGACGTGTGGACAGATAGATTGCAtctatgtggatctgttggggcggtatgcaaattggggtgcgtccgggtgtctgggatgatggtgtggatgtgagccatgaccagcctttaaagcatttatggctacagatgtgagtgctacgggatgaTAATCATTATGACAGGTtacttggcgttcttgggcacaggtactatggtggtctgcttgaaacgtatgtattacagactgggtcagggagaggtcagTGAGACATGCCCAGATGTTAGCGGGcgttgtgaatgttaacctgttccaaggtttactcacattggctatggtgagcaagatcacacagtcgttcggaacagctggtgctctcatgtatggttcagtgttgctttctcAATGCGGATTAGCTCGTATGGtagctcgcgtcactgggcagctcgcagctgtttCCCtctgtaatctgtgatagtttgtaAGCCTGGCACATCCGCGAGCGTCAGAGGCCGGCATGGTATGCTTCCGATCTTCGTCCTGTATTGACGTCTTGACTGTTTGACGCGCTCTGGAGGTCGTAGCAGGATTTCTAATAGTCAGGGATTAGTGTCTCTCGCTTGAAAGCGACAGCTTAGCCTTTATCAAGGCTGCTGGTAATCAGTTGTTGGGCTTTCAATTCCAAATGTTTTGGAGTGAACCGTTTGTCTAGTACAGTACTAGAACATGGGAAGAAGACAGGAACCTGAACGATGTTTAGAAGCTCAATATTCTGCTTTATTGTAAATTGTGATCATACAGACATGATTTTAAATGACAGTAAGGTCCACTAACTGGTACTACAGTACCCAACACCCTCTGTTCAGTCTGTGGGTTTTCATTCTATTGCATTTCGGCTTTATATTTCTGTAATATCCACGGAGCAACTTAGAAggatacttctggattttggccatgagttcatctgactctgtggagtagataaagggcctcattgtcaACATCTGACTCTGTGGAAGTAGATAAGGGCCTCATTACAACATCTGACTCTGTggcagtagataaagggcctcattgtcaACCTTGACTCTGTGGACAGTAGATAAAGGCCTCATTGCCAAATCGGGCCTCATTGCCAACATCCAGAAGAATCCCTTTAAGGAACCAATCAACCGACTTCTCTAATCACACTTCCTATTATAGGCACAATTCTCAGTTGATTAGACATTAGGAACACAAAAATAATACACAATATATTAAACTTTGGGTATTGGATAAAAAAAGACATTAGAAAACGTGATTGAAAGACACACAAGCAGTTACAGCCTCAATGAGGCTTTGATGGACGATGTTGAATTGAACAGGAAGTTTGTTTCATACCCAGAATTCATAAATGCTCCTCAGTGTATTCTAATAGAACTGAGAAATGCCTCCTCCTTATAGCAGGTATAATGGTACTAGCTGGGGCAGTCAGGATGGCAGAAGGACAGTGTCTGGACTCATTCGTCTCTCAACAGGTTCATAATACGTGCCTTAATTCTGTCTTTGACCCCAACCACATTGAAGACACCAAACGTGTGTTTATTCACAACCACTTGTAAACAAGACTAATCTAGCTTCTTTCGGTAAGACACTTTGTCTTTGGTTTCCTGTAGTTTATCAGAGAACATGTCTTTAGTCTCCCCCATCTTTCCAGAGAAACGTTCTTTCGTCTCCCCCATCTTTCCAGAGAAACGTTCTTTCGTCTCCTCCATCTTTCCAGAGAGACGTTCTTTCGTCTCCTCCACCTTTCCAGAGAAACGTTCTTTCGTCTCCTCCATCTTTCCAGAGAAACGTTCTTTCGTCTCCTCCATCTTTCCAGAGAYACGTTCTTTCGTCTCCTCCATCTTTTCGGAAATACCAGACAATCGTTCTTTCGTATCTTCCATTTTCCCCGAGAGTAGTTCTTTAGTTTCCTCCATTTTTTCAGAGAACAGTTCCTTAGTCTCCTCCATTTTCTCTGTGAGTTTCTCCCTGGTCTCTTCCATCCGGTCCTGCAGGTAGTCTTTGACAGGCGGCGGGGTAGAGAAGTAGCCGTGTTTACGGTCCACCAGAGTCACTGTGTATCTGGCAGGTGTTGCAATCTGAAGGAAATCAGGATAAAGAAAGCCATCAAATTCAGTAGAGACAAGTGAATTGAAGCTGATGTTGCAATCTGAGTATTTCTGCTCACCCTGAACAGGGCGTCGTATGTACAAGTCATAGTCCGTGAGTACTCTTACCCTGAACAAGGCGTCGTAGTACAAGTCCTTTTACCTTGACAAGTCATAGTCGTGAGTATTCTTACCTTGTACATGGCGTAGGCAGTGAGTTATCTTACCTTGTACAAGGCGTAGGCAGTGAGTTATCTTACCTTGTACAAGGCGTAGGCAGTGAGTATTCTTACCATGTACAAGGCGTAGGCAGTGATTATCTTACCTTGTACATGGCGTAGGCAGTGAGTTATCTTACTTGTACATGGCGTAGGCAGTGAGTTATCTTACCTTGTACATGGCGTAGCAGTGAGGGCGTACCACCAGAAGAGTGATTCAGCAGACCAACAATCTTCTCTGGAAACCAATAAACTCCAGAAAAGGCACCACATTCACTCCCCTGTGAAATACACAGTGAGGTTATTAACTAAGGCCAATACTGCGCCTTCCCGTGaaacactcagtggccagtttattaggtacaccaccctgctCACCAAAACGGTTAGCTTCTATAAAACAGTGAGTCACATGACCGTGGCAGACAGACGTTCGACTGGGGAAAAAACAAGTCAGACTAATTGACTGTCCTAGCCACATGTCAGACTAATTACTGTCCTAGCCCCacattatgtcagactaattGACTGTCATCGCCCCacattatgtcagactaattGACTGTCCTACC from Salvelinus sp. IW2-2015 unplaced genomic scaffold, ASM291031v2 Un_scaffold3970, whole genome shotgun sequence harbors:
- the LOC112076733 gene encoding LOW QUALITY PROTEIN: uncharacterized protein C18orf19 homolog B-like (The sequence of the model RefSeq protein was modified relative to this genomic sequence to represent the inferred CDS: inserted 1 base in 1 codon; substituted 1 base at 1 genomic stop codon) produces the protein MCWINGCPTLVGASVVKRLREEEMHRVLSQGALRQMAYVXSVVVGLSVCEARLAVSVCIVGRLPTGPGQRWVSTSAFNRAVERPKLQPEDQDPPXLAGTEPVYGADSSKLPVEALPEAPPEAPEIDPLQDKSIGLVQRFKKTFKQYGKVMIPVHLLTSSVWFGTFYYAAMQGVNVVPFLEFIGXPEKIVGLLNHSSGGTXLTAYAMYKIATPARYTVTLVDRKHGYFSTPPPVKDYLQDRMEETREKLTEKMEETKELFSEKMEETKELLSGKMEDTKERLSGISEKMEETKERXSGKMEETKERFSGKMEETKERFSGKVEETKERLSGKMEETKERFSGKMGETKERFSGKMGETKDMFSDKLQETKDKVSYRKKLD